A stretch of Sulfurimonas xiamenensis DNA encodes these proteins:
- the brxC gene encoding BREX system P-loop protein BrxC, with amino-acid sequence MIERLFKKDIHRNIEGVIKADNLTDEAIFQEVDEYVITNDLNKKLDEFFSEYSGSIGKNTQNVGVWISGHFGSGKSHLLKILSYILTNERKHSDLIGELFLTKIDEDDFELKNNIEKALKTPSETILFNIDQKSDIGSKNQDDAILGVFMKVFNEMRGYYPKFGYIAKFESDLDKRGKFNSFKEKFKELSGESWESGRETIFLESDNVAKALSSVDDISEQSAMDLIDKYEENYSLSIEEFAKEVKAYIDSKEPNFRLVFFVDEVGQYIGDNTKLMLNLQTIVETLATVCGGQAWVIVTSQSAVDMLVNSTSAMENDFSKIMGRFKVKLNLTSQNANEVIQKRLLEKTDEAKVDLSSIHSKIQNSLSSIIHFSDRSRQYQNYKDSEHFTLVYPFVPYQMDLFQSCISGLSDHSVFQGKHQSKGERSMLDVVQNIAKRISTGEIGTIATFDMFFDGLSAIIRGDVQTQIQKASDILEPFESKVLKTLFMIKYVKEFTPNVDNIATLLVPQIINVDISDLKKQVQSALNRLIDQTYIQKVGEQYEFLTDVEKDIEKEIKSTSVETSEIVGELVNWIYEDIIKINKVRYSGNKQNYSFTRKLDDTIVKGKEEELTLNIITPLNSQDYDVERLIHKSIADSGIILALPSSYDFSQDLELYVKTKKYIPQKQGGSVSDNERNLLFNKANDNNKRREKLQNDLKDFISEANLYLSGKVLDIATKDIKTKIENAFEELITSTYSYIGLLTQVYEERDISVVLNQSDDLLTGSDDALTPAEQEIYTYIDRQKKSHKSTTISNLLEYFQVRPYGWYQNAILVQIASMYMKQKVDLKQNSTPLNKQEVLNALTNNRQFNTLVVPKTIIDEKKVKKTKEILSELYPNATFSSTSTRDIYDIAIQETQKLISTCKNFMNLHYPFNSEFQKIIDILTPIEKLTTETLFDELSNMEDDLLDTKDDIIEPIMEFMNGDKRRIYDSAVKFVHDNKDNLRYINDTQKSLLEDLSSQTKPYSGNHIQQAKQALTAIEALLQPLVEKTRLEAFEKIDSIIKELQSNEHFEKVPSADRYKIIRPREELKNSLTFTTSIDTIKQRTNAEALADELNRGLDTLFELIPQEEVTAPQPTTVRIATLTPKSKITLKSTQDVEEYIDKLKENLLNEIDNGKQVLL; translated from the coding sequence GTGATTGAAAGACTATTTAAAAAAGATATTCATAGAAACATAGAAGGTGTTATTAAAGCTGACAACTTAACTGATGAAGCGATATTTCAAGAGGTTGATGAGTATGTCATTACCAATGACCTCAATAAAAAGTTAGATGAGTTCTTCAGCGAATATAGTGGCAGCATAGGTAAAAACACTCAAAATGTCGGCGTTTGGATATCAGGACACTTTGGTTCGGGTAAATCACACCTTTTAAAAATTCTCTCTTACATCCTTACAAATGAGAGAAAGCATTCAGACCTTATTGGGGAGCTGTTTTTAACTAAGATTGATGAAGATGATTTTGAGCTTAAAAACAACATTGAAAAAGCGTTAAAGACTCCATCAGAAACGATTTTGTTTAACATAGACCAAAAATCTGACATAGGTAGTAAAAATCAAGATGACGCTATTCTTGGTGTCTTTATGAAAGTATTCAATGAAATGCGTGGATACTATCCTAAGTTTGGATATATCGCTAAATTTGAGAGCGACCTTGATAAACGTGGCAAATTCAATTCCTTCAAGGAGAAGTTCAAAGAGCTAAGCGGTGAGAGTTGGGAAAGTGGAAGAGAGACAATCTTTTTAGAGAGTGATAACGTAGCAAAAGCTCTTTCAAGTGTTGATGACATCTCTGAGCAGAGTGCAATGGATTTAATTGACAAATATGAAGAGAACTATTCACTCTCAATCGAAGAGTTCGCTAAAGAAGTCAAAGCATATATAGATTCCAAAGAGCCAAATTTCAGACTTGTATTTTTTGTGGATGAAGTTGGTCAATACATCGGCGACAACACAAAACTCATGCTAAACCTTCAAACTATTGTCGAAACATTAGCAACTGTTTGTGGCGGTCAAGCTTGGGTAATAGTAACATCTCAGTCAGCGGTTGATATGTTAGTAAATTCTACATCGGCTATGGAAAATGATTTTTCTAAGATTATGGGACGCTTCAAAGTCAAGCTAAACCTTACGAGCCAAAATGCGAATGAAGTTATACAAAAAAGACTTCTTGAGAAGACTGATGAGGCAAAAGTTGACCTAAGCTCCATTCACAGTAAAATTCAAAATTCACTCTCTTCAATTATTCACTTTAGTGACAGAAGCAGACAATATCAAAACTACAAAGATAGTGAACACTTTACTTTAGTCTACCCATTCGTCCCATATCAGATGGATTTATTTCAGTCATGTATAAGTGGACTCTCAGACCATAGTGTTTTTCAAGGGAAACACCAGTCAAAGGGTGAGCGTAGTATGCTCGATGTGGTTCAAAACATTGCCAAAAGAATATCTACAGGCGAGATAGGAACCATTGCAACTTTTGATATGTTCTTTGATGGACTCTCAGCTATTATCCGTGGGGATGTGCAAACACAAATCCAAAAGGCTTCTGATATTTTAGAACCGTTTGAGTCAAAGGTACTAAAGACTCTTTTTATGATTAAGTATGTAAAAGAGTTCACTCCAAACGTTGACAACATCGCTACACTACTTGTTCCTCAAATTATCAATGTCGATATCAGCGATTTAAAAAAGCAGGTTCAAAGTGCACTAAACCGACTTATAGACCAAACATACATCCAAAAAGTGGGTGAACAGTATGAATTTTTGACAGATGTTGAAAAAGATATCGAAAAAGAGATTAAATCGACTTCAGTAGAGACTTCTGAGATAGTAGGAGAACTGGTCAACTGGATTTATGAAGATATCATCAAAATAAATAAAGTGCGATACTCTGGCAATAAACAAAACTACTCATTTACAAGAAAACTCGATGATACGATTGTCAAGGGCAAAGAAGAAGAGTTGACACTCAACATCATCACACCATTAAACTCTCAAGACTACGATGTTGAAAGGCTCATTCATAAATCTATTGCTGACAGTGGTATTATCTTAGCTCTTCCAAGTTCTTATGACTTTTCTCAAGACTTAGAGCTGTATGTCAAAACAAAAAAGTATATCCCTCAAAAACAAGGCGGTAGTGTTTCTGACAATGAAAGAAATCTTCTATTCAACAAAGCAAACGATAACAACAAACGTAGGGAAAAGCTTCAAAACGACCTAAAAGATTTCATCAGTGAGGCAAATCTATATCTAAGCGGTAAAGTTTTGGATATTGCTACAAAAGACATTAAAACAAAAATTGAAAATGCGTTTGAAGAGCTTATAACCAGCACTTACTCATATATTGGACTTTTAACACAAGTATATGAAGAGAGAGATATAAGTGTTGTATTAAATCAAAGTGATGATTTACTCACAGGTAGTGATGACGCATTAACTCCAGCAGAGCAAGAGATTTATACCTACATAGATAGACAGAAAAAGTCTCATAAGTCAACGACTATCTCTAACCTACTTGAGTATTTTCAAGTTCGTCCATATGGATGGTATCAAAATGCCATTTTAGTCCAAATTGCTTCTATGTATATGAAGCAAAAAGTTGATTTAAAGCAGAACTCAACACCGCTAAATAAGCAAGAGGTTTTAAATGCTCTGACAAATAACCGTCAATTCAACACACTTGTTGTACCAAAGACCATTATTGATGAGAAAAAGGTCAAAAAAACAAAAGAGATACTCTCCGAGCTTTATCCAAATGCGACATTTAGTTCTACTTCAACAAGAGATATTTATGACATTGCTATACAAGAGACACAGAAACTCATAAGCACTTGTAAAAACTTTATGAACCTACACTATCCTTTCAATAGTGAATTTCAAAAAATCATAGATATTTTAACTCCAATTGAAAAGCTTACTACAGAGACTTTATTTGATGAACTTTCAAATATGGAAGATGACCTACTTGATACTAAAGATGACATCATTGAACCAATTATGGAGTTTATGAACGGGGATAAGCGTCGTATCTATGACAGTGCTGTCAAATTTGTTCATGATAACAAAGACAATCTTCGCTACATCAACGACACCCAAAAAAGTCTCCTTGAAGATTTGTCAAGTCAAACAAAACCATACAGTGGCAATCATATCCAACAAGCAAAACAAGCACTTACAGCTATTGAAGCATTATTGCAACCACTTGTTGAAAAAACACGATTAGAAGCTTTTGAGAAGATAGATTCTATTATCAAAGAACTTCAAAGTAATGAACATTTTGAAAAAGTTCCATCAGCAGACAGATACAAAATCATTCGTCCAAGGGAAGAGCTAAAAAATAGCCTAACATTTACAACGAGCATAGATACAATCAAACAAAGAACCAACGCTGAGGCTTTAGCTGATGAACTTAATCGTGGATTGGACACGCTCTTTGAACTAATACCACAAGAGGAAGTAACAGCTCCACAACCTACAACAGTACGTATTGCAACACTGACACCAAAAAGTAAAATCACACTCAAGAGCACTCAAGATGTCGAAGAGTATATTGATAAGTTAAAAGAGAATCTTTTGAATGAAATTGATAATGGGAAACAGGTGTTATTGTAG
- a CDS encoding Abi family protein encodes MKDGLIKKFITDKRFQSYADIYEYEENLHISKRAYIPLSILEVSLRNSIDALLSDKVDENWHTDESFLTKDSVFKINQAIELLQRRRESVSKHKIIAELSFGFWVNLFKKPYDKKLRINDLKKIFPNLPPKSVALINREKIYKELNHIRNFRNRVFHYEKVVNKDGYNMVFEEINEILRYFDNDIYEFATKVNN; translated from the coding sequence ATGAAAGATGGCTTAATAAAAAAATTTATAACTGATAAACGGTTCCAAAGTTATGCGGACATCTATGAGTATGAAGAGAATCTACACATATCAAAACGAGCCTATATTCCGTTGTCTATTTTAGAAGTTTCTTTACGCAATTCAATTGACGCATTACTGAGTGATAAAGTAGATGAAAACTGGCATACAGATGAAAGCTTTCTTACAAAAGACAGTGTATTTAAAATAAATCAAGCCATAGAACTACTTCAGCGAAGAAGAGAAAGTGTTTCTAAACATAAAATCATTGCTGAACTCTCTTTTGGTTTTTGGGTTAATCTTTTCAAAAAACCATATGACAAAAAACTCAGAATAAACGACCTGAAAAAAATATTTCCAAATTTGCCACCTAAAAGTGTTGCACTTATTAACAGAGAAAAAATATACAAAGAACTCAATCATATAAGAAACTTCAGAAATCGTGTATTTCACTACGAAAAAGTTGTTAATAAAGACGGTTACAATATGGTTTTCGAAGAAATAAATGAAATACTAAGATATTTTGACAATGACATCTATGAATTTGCAACAAAGGTAAATAACTAA
- a CDS encoding Eco57I restriction-modification methylase domain-containing protein has product MNKSALKKFATSMRLELISLVKTKINFLLSDGYRENLALYNTNKVAIAQIADRYEKSKEDFIEEVAYTWFNRLVALRFMDVNEITSSPIISTSDEQPIPQMFSEAKAGDIDEELNLNRERFFDLIDKKVSGIKDSDNEAYKMLFISTCNHFSLLMPSMFERISDYTELLLPDDMLSPNSLRAKVVKAMSEEDCQDIEIIGWLYQFYISEKKDDVFAQLKKNKKITPSNIPAATQLFTPHWIVKYMVENSLGKLWMLNHPNSSLKEHMKYYIDNEKESTTFIKVGTPEELTFLDPCCGSGHTLTYAFDLLTLIYEEQGYSKSDIPSLILEKNLFGCDIDKRASVLANFALTMKARQYHKRFFKKDVKPNIVELEGIDGIKNYGSLMVPSSDEDFDEGMLSREYKLQKKILTSEFHCVVTNPPYMGGKGMNAELSEFVKKRYPNSKSDLFAVFLERGFEMIKNDGYMAMITMQSWMFLSSYEKLRVKLLKNYSITTMAHLDNMVMGIAFGTSATVFKKQKPNENTKAVYFKINLDDLNENREILELK; this is encoded by the coding sequence ATGAACAAATCAGCACTAAAAAAATTCGCTACATCTATGAGGCTTGAACTCATAAGCCTTGTTAAAACAAAGATAAACTTTTTACTCTCAGATGGCTATAGAGAAAACTTAGCACTTTATAATACAAACAAGGTAGCCATTGCTCAGATTGCTGATAGATATGAAAAAAGCAAAGAAGACTTCATAGAAGAAGTAGCATACACATGGTTCAACCGTCTCGTAGCACTTAGATTTATGGATGTCAATGAGATAACATCATCGCCTATAATCTCAACATCTGATGAACAGCCAATACCTCAAATGTTCAGCGAAGCTAAAGCTGGAGATATCGATGAAGAGTTAAACCTAAACAGAGAACGCTTTTTTGACCTCATAGATAAAAAGGTATCTGGTATAAAAGACAGTGATAACGAAGCCTATAAAATGCTCTTTATATCTACATGTAATCACTTCTCTTTACTTATGCCATCTATGTTTGAACGCATAAGTGACTATACAGAGCTACTACTGCCAGATGACATGTTAAGTCCAAATTCACTCAGAGCTAAAGTAGTTAAAGCCATGAGTGAAGAGGATTGTCAAGATATTGAAATCATCGGATGGTTGTATCAGTTTTACATCTCAGAGAAAAAAGATGATGTGTTTGCTCAGCTGAAAAAGAACAAGAAAATAACTCCAAGTAATATTCCTGCTGCTACGCAACTTTTTACACCTCACTGGATAGTAAAGTATATGGTTGAAAACTCTTTAGGAAAACTTTGGATGTTGAATCATCCAAACTCAAGCCTCAAAGAGCATATGAAGTACTATATAGACAACGAAAAAGAAAGCACTACTTTTATAAAAGTGGGAACTCCAGAAGAGCTGACATTTTTAGACCCTTGTTGTGGTAGTGGGCATACACTTACATATGCGTTTGACTTGCTCACACTCATCTACGAAGAACAAGGTTACAGTAAAAGTGACATCCCATCACTCATTTTAGAAAAAAATCTGTTTGGATGTGACATCGACAAACGTGCTTCGGTACTTGCTAACTTTGCACTGACGATGAAAGCAAGACAGTACCATAAAAGATTTTTCAAAAAAGATGTCAAGCCAAATATAGTAGAACTTGAAGGTATTGATGGAATCAAGAACTATGGTTCTCTTATGGTTCCAAGTAGCGATGAGGATTTTGATGAAGGGATGTTATCAAGAGAATACAAACTTCAAAAAAAGATACTTACATCAGAGTTTCATTGTGTAGTAACAAATCCGCCATATATGGGTGGCAAGGGAATGAATGCTGAGTTGAGTGAATTTGTAAAAAAACGATACCCAAATAGTAAGTCTGACTTGTTTGCTGTATTTTTGGAACGAGGTTTTGAGATGATTAAAAATGATGGTTATATGGCAATGATTACAATGCAATCATGGATGTTTTTAAGTAGTTATGAAAAACTAAGAGTTAAATTACTGAAAAATTATTCTATAACGACAATGGCACATCTTGATAATATGGTTATGGGTATAGCATTTGGGACATCAGCGACAGTCTTTAAAAAACAAAAACCGAATGAAAATACAAAGGCTGTTTACTTTAAAATCAATCTTGATGATTTAAATGAGAATAGAGAAATATTAGAATTAAAATAA
- a CDS encoding DUF3644 domain-containing protein: MSKISSIKMELVKKSRESTLAAVQIYNNPTITFKAESFIVLTIISWTYLLHAYYRSKKIEYRYFDIKGSVRRYQKTKNGAYKHWELEKCLNFQDSPIDRDTANNLKFLIGLRHEIEHQMTSKIDEILSARFQAACLNYNKYIIQLFGEKFSISKYLSFSLQFSTINTEQKELLEEHTELPSNILSYIKTFDDDLSTEEYNSPEYAYRVLFVPKLVNHKGQADKVIEFVKSDSPLAKGINKEYTVIKETEKQKYRPSKIVEKMKQEGFNEFSISSHTYLWQKRDGKNPKNNFGIEIEGQWYWYERWVDEVRKHCIKNYTEEEK; this comes from the coding sequence ATGTCTAAAATAAGCTCAATAAAAATGGAACTGGTTAAAAAGTCAAGGGAATCAACTCTTGCTGCTGTTCAAATATATAATAATCCTACAATAACATTTAAAGCTGAGTCATTTATAGTTTTAACAATTATTTCTTGGACATATCTTTTGCATGCTTATTACAGAAGCAAAAAGATTGAATACAGATATTTTGATATAAAAGGTAGTGTACGAAGGTATCAAAAGACCAAGAATGGTGCCTATAAACATTGGGAATTAGAAAAATGTTTAAATTTTCAAGATTCACCTATAGATAGAGACACTGCAAACAATTTAAAATTTCTAATTGGATTGAGGCATGAAATAGAACATCAAATGACTTCCAAAATTGATGAAATTTTAAGTGCAAGATTTCAAGCAGCGTGTTTAAATTACAACAAATATATCATTCAATTATTTGGAGAAAAATTTTCGATTTCAAAGTATTTATCTTTTAGTCTACAATTTTCTACCATCAACACTGAGCAAAAAGAGCTTTTGGAAGAACACACAGAATTACCTTCAAATATATTGAGCTATATTAAAACCTTTGATGATGACTTATCTACAGAAGAATACAATAGCCCAGAATATGCTTACAGGGTATTGTTCGTGCCTAAACTTGTAAATCATAAAGGACAAGCTGATAAGGTAATTGAATTTGTAAAAAGTGACTCGCCTCTTGCAAAAGGTATTAATAAAGAGTATACAGTTATAAAAGAAACAGAAAAACAAAAATATCGTCCAAGCAAAATCGTAGAAAAAATGAAACAAGAAGGCTTTAATGAGTTCTCAATTTCATCACATACTTACTTATGGCAAAAACGAGATGGAAAAAATCCAAAAAATAACTTCGGCATTGAAATTGAAGGACAATGGTACTGGTACGAACGATGGGTAGATGAAGTAAGGAAACATTGCATTAAAAATTATACTGAGGAAGAAAAATGA
- the pglX gene encoding BREX-1 system adenine-specific DNA-methyltransferase PglX, whose amino-acid sequence MSTFVRLTDYKSSDEKEQGFFKPKNRYEAKQEDFSKIPTSPIAYWVSDKVKKIFENQKISEYSFSDGKNVTGNNDEYLKQIWEINLNDIGQDNKWLFMMKGGDFRKWYGNLEYVMNWSEEARTHYKKNKVGRLIPEYLWYKKGITWSKISSKNASFRVLPEICTFDEVNISFNDLDKYNYILAFLNLSIAKSLLQITNQTLSFQTENILNLPIIFSESEDIKQRIETITQQNIDISKEEWDSRETSWDFTKNELIKHKSDSKIETAYTNYCNYWKEQHNTLHHNEEELNRLFIDIYELQDELTPEVELKDITILKNETKIVDRELVFQADEIMKQFISYGVGVMFGRYSLDSDGLLIANMGQEVPTSTTFVIDDDNVIPVLEDDYFKDDIASRFVQFVKTTFGENSLQENIRFIENALGTTIRKYFVKGFYEDHIKRYKKRPIYWMVSSPKKGFNVLIYMHRYQSDVFARVRNSYLTEYISKLESHKETLHLTTTSETASDKDKKDADKQIKNIETKLKELIEFDRESMMSFSQNGVDIDLDDGVKVNYCKFKEILYPITGLCK is encoded by the coding sequence ATGAGCACATTTGTCCGCCTAACAGACTACAAAAGTAGTGATGAAAAAGAGCAGGGTTTTTTTAAACCTAAAAATAGATATGAAGCTAAACAAGAGGATTTTTCTAAAATCCCTACATCCCCTATTGCTTATTGGGTTAGTGATAAAGTGAAAAAAATATTTGAAAATCAAAAGATTAGTGAATATTCATTTTCAGATGGAAAAAATGTAACTGGGAATAATGATGAATATCTAAAACAAATATGGGAAATTAACTTAAATGATATAGGTCAAGATAATAAATGGCTTTTTATGATGAAGGGTGGGGATTTTAGAAAATGGTATGGTAACTTAGAATATGTAATGAATTGGAGTGAAGAGGCAAGAACTCACTATAAGAAGAATAAGGTAGGAAGGTTAATCCCAGAGTATTTATGGTATAAAAAAGGTATTACTTGGAGTAAAATTTCATCTAAAAATGCAAGTTTTAGAGTATTGCCAGAAATATGCACATTTGATGAAGTGAATATTAGTTTTAATGATTTAGATAAATATAATTACATTCTTGCTTTTTTGAACTTATCAATTGCTAAATCATTACTTCAAATTACAAATCAAACATTAAGCTTTCAGACAGAAAACATTTTGAATCTTCCAATTATTTTTTCAGAATCAGAAGATATAAAGCAAAGAATAGAAACTATAACCCAACAAAACATAGACATCTCAAAAGAGGAATGGGACAGCCGAGAAACATCGTGGGACTTCACAAAAAATGAACTCATAAAACACAAATCAGATTCTAAAATTGAAACAGCATACACTAACTACTGTAACTATTGGAAAGAGCAACACAACACACTACACCATAACGAAGAAGAACTAAACAGACTGTTCATAGATATATATGAACTTCAAGATGAACTTACACCAGAGGTAGAGTTAAAAGATATAACGATACTAAAAAATGAAACGAAAATAGTTGATAGAGAGTTAGTCTTTCAAGCAGATGAGATTATGAAACAGTTTATCTCTTATGGTGTTGGTGTGATGTTTGGTAGATACTCACTTGATAGTGATGGACTGTTGATTGCAAATATGGGTCAAGAAGTTCCAACCTCTACAACATTTGTGATAGATGATGACAATGTTATCCCTGTGCTTGAAGATGACTACTTCAAAGATGATATAGCTTCAAGATTTGTTCAGTTTGTTAAAACTACTTTTGGAGAGAATAGTTTACAAGAAAACATCCGCTTTATTGAAAACGCATTAGGTACAACAATTCGTAAGTATTTTGTAAAAGGGTTCTACGAAGACCATATCAAACGCTATAAAAAACGTCCAATCTACTGGATGGTAAGTTCTCCTAAAAAAGGTTTCAATGTTCTCATATACATGCACCGATACCAGAGTGATGTATTTGCAAGGGTAAGAAACAGTTACCTCACAGAGTACATCAGCAAACTTGAATCACATAAAGAGACACTTCATCTAACAACTACATCTGAAACAGCTTCAGACAAAGATAAAAAAGACGCAGATAAGCAGATAAAAAACATAGAAACAAAACTCAAAGAGCTAATAGAGTTTGACCGAGAAAGTATGATGAGCTTCTCTCAAAATGGAGTGGATATTGATTTGGACGATGGAGTAAAAGTCAACTACTGTAAATTCAAAGAGATACTCTATCCAATTACAGGGCTTTGTAAATAA
- the pglZ gene encoding BREX-1 system phosphatase PglZ type A, protein MEDSQMIDIKQRLTSIFEKQRLVFWYDDNAELKEQFDNISLDSVEKLVIDNNEFSIKRQLLKLQPDDKFLIYSPTHAPKNEANWLLDLNIANYMFSADKTSLILQNLGLDVTFKEFVGRFDKFLNAPTRVEALKTTLSERETQDSLGLKMMAVSIGCDDNIASIMLRVFENEKHFETLSKFALDGLFFKAVKSKFAYEGESLKDLLHKLLQNHFYFYLDKSKCTLNSDARLFVKSWMDSSRHKESFERISKTVENELNIKNIIADADASKLMMCDTYEKCDQAVISHLLTKLNSDNISSKEMSKSIAIREHTFWYENYQNIYQAILSASELFDFVKETRLSMSSFNDGIKEYTLHWHKADRYYREYSLASSKAEHLELLKALNVKIEDVYLNGYLRELNDNWQSFADTYTAQTTTSHQQHFYSNVVEAHLKKNQKVFVIISDAMRYECGVELSSKIESMDKYSSSCESMVSSLPSYTQLGMASLLPHKELSIGDKNDIVFIDGKSSSGMANRDKILKSYEENASAIGYEEFLKFSKNNGREFVKNSSVIYIYHDEIDKMGEKNEIKTFDAVVSTFDSLIKVVKQISNFNGSTIYITSDHGFLYTNRATEESEFCKAEAEGAIKLNRRFIIGQGLSKQTCVAKYDGKSLGIEGENDFLIAKSINKIRVQGGGNRFVHGGATLQELVIPLISVKKARSTDVKDVNVEIIPLRNISTNTVNVALYQSEIVDEKTQPITLKISFESVDGVTLSDEFKHTFDSTEQYDTNRESRFRLTFKQDINKYNNQTIKLVTKKVLDGSSETPIYKELEVKLALSFFNDFDDDF, encoded by the coding sequence ATGGAAGATAGTCAAATGATAGATATTAAACAAAGACTTACAAGCATATTTGAAAAACAGCGATTAGTGTTTTGGTATGACGACAATGCTGAGCTAAAAGAACAGTTTGATAACATCAGCCTTGATAGTGTTGAAAAGCTTGTTATAGATAACAATGAGTTTAGCATTAAACGCCAACTATTAAAACTTCAGCCTGATGACAAGTTTTTAATCTACTCGCCAACTCATGCACCAAAAAATGAAGCAAACTGGCTGCTGGATTTGAACATTGCAAACTACATGTTTAGTGCTGATAAGACAAGCCTTATACTACAAAACTTAGGACTGGATGTCACTTTTAAAGAGTTTGTAGGAAGATTCGATAAATTTCTTAATGCTCCAACACGAGTAGAAGCTCTAAAAACAACATTAAGTGAAAGAGAGACTCAAGACTCTTTAGGACTTAAAATGATGGCTGTAAGTATAGGATGTGATGATAACATAGCTTCTATAATGCTAAGAGTATTTGAAAATGAAAAACATTTTGAGACACTTAGTAAGTTTGCACTCGATGGACTCTTTTTTAAAGCTGTAAAAAGCAAGTTCGCTTATGAAGGAGAGAGTCTTAAAGACCTACTTCATAAACTCCTTCAAAATCATTTTTATTTTTACTTAGACAAAAGCAAATGCACACTAAACTCTGATGCCAGACTATTTGTAAAAAGCTGGATGGACAGCAGTAGACATAAGGAAAGCTTTGAAAGAATCTCAAAAACAGTAGAGAATGAACTCAATATTAAAAACATCATAGCTGACGCTGATGCTTCAAAACTTATGATGTGTGACACTTATGAAAAATGTGACCAAGCAGTAATAAGCCATCTTTTAACTAAACTAAATAGTGATAATATCTCTTCAAAAGAGATGTCAAAGAGCATTGCAATTCGTGAGCATACGTTTTGGTATGAGAACTATCAAAACATCTATCAGGCGATACTAAGTGCTTCTGAGCTTTTTGACTTTGTAAAAGAGACTCGTCTAAGTATGAGTAGTTTTAATGATGGAATAAAAGAGTATACACTTCACTGGCATAAAGCAGACAGATACTATAGAGAGTACTCTCTTGCTTCAAGTAAAGCTGAACATCTTGAACTACTAAAAGCACTCAATGTTAAAATAGAAGATGTCTATCTTAATGGCTATTTGAGAGAGTTAAATGACAACTGGCAAAGTTTTGCAGATACTTACACGGCACAAACTACAACTTCACATCAACAACATTTTTATAGCAATGTTGTAGAAGCACATTTGAAGAAGAATCAAAAAGTATTCGTCATTATCTCAGACGCAATGCGTTATGAATGTGGAGTTGAACTTAGCTCAAAAATAGAGAGCATGGACAAATACAGCTCTTCATGTGAAAGTATGGTAAGTTCACTTCCATCTTACACTCAACTTGGGATGGCTTCTTTACTTCCTCATAAAGAGCTCTCTATCGGAGATAAAAACGACATCGTATTTATTGATGGCAAGTCATCATCAGGGATGGCAAACAGAGATAAGATATTAAAATCATATGAAGAGAACGCTTCTGCTATTGGCTATGAAGAGTTTTTAAAGTTTAGTAAAAATAATGGTAGAGAGTTTGTTAAAAACAGCAGTGTCATCTACATCTATCATGACGAGATAGACAAGATGGGCGAAAAAAATGAGATAAAAACTTTTGACGCAGTTGTTAGTACATTTGATAGTCTCATTAAAGTAGTCAAACAAATCTCAAACTTTAACGGTTCTACCATCTACATCACAAGTGACCATGGATTTTTATATACTAACAGAGCGACTGAAGAAAGCGAGTTTTGTAAAGCAGAAGCAGAAGGAGCTATAAAGCTTAATCGTCGTTTCATCATAGGACAAGGCTTAAGTAAACAGACTTGTGTTGCCAAATATGATGGAAAATCTCTTGGAATTGAGGGAGAAAATGATTTTCTCATTGCAAAATCTATCAATAAAATCAGAGTGCAAGGTGGTGGTAACCGTTTTGTACATGGGGGTGCAACGCTACAGGAGTTAGTGATACCACTCATAAGCGTTAAAAAAGCTCGTAGCACTGATGTTAAAGATGTAAATGTAGAGATTATTCCACTGAGAAACATCTCAACAAACACAGTCAATGTAGCACTTTACCAATCTGAAATAGTAGATGAAAAAACGCAACCAATAACACTGAAAATATCTTTTG